In bacterium, the genomic window AGGAATTCTTTTTCGACTGGTTTAGACATTTTGATTACTCCTTAATTAAATAATACATCACTTGTCAATGCTGTTATCTACTTGTTTACTAGCCTCAAGAGCCGACAGAGCTAGCTGTGTGAAATTTCGTTTTCCGACCTGATTAAAATTATCAACCACGTCTTGAGACGAGCAGACAGAACACCCACACCCAGATTTTGCCAAGTCGTCAAGTGTCTGCCGCTTCTTATCTACCAAAGTCCCTCGTCTCATAACCCCCTCCTGCTTAACTCTTGGTACGAAGTCTCTAGTTCTTGACCGATTAAATTACGATTTGGATTATCATCAGGAGCGGCTTCATATTGTTCTAACAAAGTGTTAATCCTGGACTGTAACTCCTCAACCGATAATTTTTTAACGTCAAAGTTTACCCCACCATGCCACTCACTATATTGTTTTGACGTTTCCTTACCTGTCGAAACATTGGGTCGGGTAGTAGGGTAAGTTAGTTTTTCTCTTTTGTTTAGAGGGTTTTCCTCCTGATAAATCAGCCCAGAAGTCTCTAAAACAGGAATGATTTGCTGTCTTAGCTGCCAGTCCGCCAAGTGTCGCTGGTAAACTTCAAAGTGCTTTTTCAGGATTTCGTTTCTTGATACCCCAAGTTTTACCCCACCCCCTAACTCACTATATTTATCGGTATAGGCGGGGACGATCACTTCCTTAAAAAGGTTAAAGACATAAGGTGGTAAGTTTAACTCCTGGCTTTCCGAAATCGAATCCCAAAGCTTGAATGCTTCCCGAACATCGTCCTCGTTGGCAACAAGTAATCCGTTTTGTCTTTCCCTGAACCACAAGTTAAGCAACGCAAAGGTTTTTATCAGGTTGATGATGCGGCCGACATCCCGTTGGTGGCGGGGTTTGTAAATCTTAATCCTGTCGGAAAGCAGTTTTTGAATCAGTTGCGGCGAAGCGATCTTGACGTCTTTGATCCCAGCTTGCTTGATAGCCTTGATACGGTCTTTTAGCATTTTTCTGACTGGGTCGAGGTCTAGGCTGCTTTGGTACTCGGTAACGTTTGATTCTCGTTTAATCCGCTCCGATATAGCTTCACGGATTTTTTCTTGATTCGTTTCTGGTGAAAGTAACAGGAACCTCGTGGTTTCTTGCTCATCGAGGTTTAGCCCAACTGTGCAAAAGATGACCACAGGGAAACCGATCAATTTTATATTCTTTGTCCTTAAACCCTGCCGTTGATTCTTGTCCGTAATTTTCAGTTCGATTACCTTTTTGTCGTGTGAAAGTAGCGGCCTTAAATGTTCCAACAGTTGCGTGTGGGGTTGGTCTAGGAATATCAAAATTTTACGTGACAAGTCAGCCCTGTAACTTTTAGACTCTGGGTCGTAAGAGCTTTGATCGTGAAAGAAAGCTGTTGGTGAACAATAACCAACTTCAACCACATCCTCCTCTGGAAACAATTTGGCAATCTCCATCGGGATAAAGCTTTTGCCGCTTGAGGACGGTGCGTTGAAGGAGATGTTTAGCTGAGCGTCTTCCGTGTAACAAGAGAGCTGGGTCAGGAAAGTAATAAGCTTGTTTACCTCGTCCTTTTTAATCGTCAGACCAAGTATTTTTATCAGTTCTTGGCTAGTGATGGGCCCAAACTGGGACACGTCAATTTGTTCCTCTTGCTTCTGCTCAACCTCTTGTTCGGCTTTATCAATCAGATCAAAGGCTTCGTCGCTCATGCCAGCCTCCTAACCGCGACCTTGAACTCCAAGTTTTCCAACCTCATCAGTAGATCAAGGCTGTCTCCACCCTGGTTGCAGCCGAAGCAGTACCAAGAGTTGTTGTGGGTGTAAATTGTGAAGGATGGGGTTTTTTCTTGGTGAAGTGGGCAAAGTCCCACAAATCTACTTCTGCTCACTTTTCTCAGTTTTCCAGCGAAAAGTTCTTCTATGGGGATTTGTCGGGCGGTTTCAACTTTCCTTTCCCAATCTTTGTTCTCACCTTTGTTGAGAAGTAGCATGGCACGATCAATGCTTTTACGTTCTTTTTTGATCCTGGCTAGCCATGAGGCGGTTCGATAGGTCGCTATCCTAGTAAGGAACCAACTAACGAACTCATCATACTTTTGGTAGCTTCTTTTTGCGGCGGCGACTTTCAAGTCCAGCAGGGCTTGGGTTTTTTCCTCATCCTCATTCAGACTCCAGGCCTTTTCATTCAGGACAGGAACGGCGTCTTTACCAAAGACTTCGACCGCTTCCAACAAGGAGACTTTATTACTTTCCATCACCGTCTCCTTCCTCAGAGTTTGGGACTAGAACATAACCCTTGCCTCCACAGCCTTGGCAGATTTTTGAACCAAACTTGACCGTACCGAAGCCATTGCAAACCACACACCGAAACGGGACGAACTTTGGTCTAACTTGGACGTTTTCAGGGTTGTCGTTATTCTGTCTGTCCATCTTTTCCTCCAACAAAAAAACAGGCCTAAAATTCTCATTTTTATTTTCATTCTTATTACTTGAGAATTTTTCGGTCTGCCTTTGGCAAACTGTGGGGGGATTTACGAGCCCTTGTCCTCTTTATTTATTTTTACTTTTATAAGTATACCATAGTGTCGCCATCCTTGCTTATGCTTGGTAGAAGTGCGATAATCTGGCCATCTTATGCCAAAAATTAACGCCGAGGAAATAAGAAAACTGTTTGAAGGTAAAAAGAAATTCTTTACTATCCCTATGGCCATAATCTTGGGTCTAGGTTTACTTCCAATCACAATCGGGTTAGGTATCGGCTACTTAGCTTACAAAAAGATTCCCAACACTACCCAAAGAAATGTTGCCCTGGGAGTCATTGCTTTAGTTACTTTGGGAGCCACCTTTGCTTGGTTTAACATGTCCTCCACCGAGCCTGAACCTCAACCTAGCCAACAAACAACACAATCAAATGAAACCAAAGAGAAAGCAAAGATTGAGAATGTCTTTAAGGTCACTAAGGTAGTTGACGGCGACACTATTGAAATTGAAGGTGGGAAACACGTCCGCTACATCGGGATTGATACTCCAGAAACAGTTGATCCCAGAAAAGAAGTCCAATGCTTTGGCCAGGAAGCCTCCGACAAAAACAAAGAGATGGTCGAAGGGAAAGAAGTTAGGCTTGAGAAAGATGTTTCCGAAACTGACAAATACGACCGACTCCTCCGTTACGTTTATGTTGGCGATACTTTTGTTAATGACAGCCTTGTTAGGCAAGGTTACGCTAGAGCTTCGTCTTACCCACCAGACGTAAAACACCAAGACCAGTTCACCGAAGCAGAGAAGGAGGCTAGGGAAAACGATCGAGGCCTGTGGTCAGAATGTGAGAAAAAAGAGGAAGCAGCACCCCCAACAACAACCCCACCGCCAACAACTAGTGGGAATTGTGATCCTTCCTACCCTGATGTTTGTATTCCGAAGTACCCACCTGACCTAGACTGCGGCGACATTACTTACAGGAAGTTTAAGGTCTTACCTCCTGACCCACATGGGTTTGACGGAAAGGACAACGACGGGGTCGGTTGTGAAAGTTGATGGATTGGGGAATTTTTTTAATCGTCTTATTCTTTGGTTGGATAATAATAGCCTTCATTAACGACTCAAGATTTTCCAAAGATCATAAAATTCTAAGTAAGCTAACGATAGTAATTGTGGGTATTGCTGCCCTTGTAATAGGTTTGGCTTGGGCAGAGGAGTCCCCACGAACTCCAACAAGAACTAGAAGTACCACACCTTACATTCAACAATCAGAACCAAGTGCACTCTGTCGAGATGGAACATTAAGTTACAGCTCCAATCGGCGGGGAACTTGCTCCCATCATGGCGGAGTAAGTGTTTGGTACTAATTAAGGAAATACTATGACTGACGATGAGATTTTGAAATTAAGAAAAGAATACAAACTCCACGAAGTCGTTGAAGACAGACTGGTGAAGTTGTTTAAGGAACTTTCTCCAACGAACTACACCTTGAAAGAAGGGATTGGCCTTACAAGCGGCCGCACCGACACAAGCCACTATATCGGAGGCGGAAAAATAATTCACGTTGAGGTAATAGCCTCCGCCAACATGGTTGCTAAGGATTTACTTAATCTCCACCAGAGTGTCGCCGACGGTAAGGTTGTTGTGTTGATGGATGAGGAAATTGATCCAACAGTAACCAAGGAGTATTTTTCGGATCATGCCACCGACAGGTTTCCCAGACTTTCAATCAGCGAAGTTCTGGACGAGGACAAGAAAGAGGCTGTTCTTGTAAAGCTAGCCGACATTGTCCAGGAAATTGACAAAACCACCGTTAAGTTCAAAAACGAATCACAGAAAAAGTTTGACCAATTCCTCAAGGACTTGAACCGACAAGGAGAGTTGATAACCTATGACTTCGGGTTTTTCCCTAGAAAAAATTTGGGGGTTTTCCAGAAACTCTCGGACGCAGAAAAACTCTATCACGAGCTAGACCCACTTGGATTTTCCGCCGCCGCAGGTCTTCATAGAGGGTATGGTTTATCGTGGGAGTTCGGGAACGACGGTAAGTTTTTGCGGTTAGGATACTCTGACAAGGACAACAACTTGATCCCCTTTGTCTCTGTTGGAGACTACGGTGAGGTAATTCACACCAGCTCCTACCACAAGGAGGGCTTTACCGAAATTCATAAACCTACACTCCTAAGCTTGTTGAATCCCGTAGTTGAATTTTACAAAGAGCTAGTCAAAAAGAAAGGCTACAAAGGAATGGTGGATGTAATCGCACACTTTAGCGGTTTCGAAGGTCTGAAGTGGGTAACTACCAATGACCCCGCCGCACTAATAATTAGAGGTAAAGCCTTCTACAGCGATGAAATTACTTGTCCAGTATTCTCAATTACAGCAGAGGATTTGCAGAAGCCTGAGAAAGTCCAAAGTTTAATTGGTGAGATGCTCCTAGTCTTGGAGAGAAACAGCAATAAAATTCCTTGGAGCAGGTAGTATTCAGCACCTGCTATAATAAGTCAAACTGCCAGAATTACCTTACAAGCAAGTTAAAAGCTTGGTGTAAGTAGCGTAGCTACATTATGAGACTAAAGATATTACTGGTGATTTTGGGTTCTCTGCTTCTTGCCTCTGGAATCTATCTCGGAATAAATAAATTTATACTTCAACCAAAAGAAAAAAGCCCTGTTGCTTCTGTTGTGGAAACCAAAGTGGCGACTGAGTCTGCCGAGCCAAAACCCGAAGGAAAGAAGGAGGACGCAAAAGCTCCAACAGGGGAAGTTTCGGGTGCGACTACAAATACTGTCCAGCTCCCAACACAACAGAATACACCTCCACTATCAGTACCAGATGAATCAGGCAAGATCGCTACTCTTAACAGCTTAATTGAGAAACTAGTCGGTTTGGCTGTAAAAATATGGGCGGAGGACGAAAAAATTAAAGCAACTACTCAAGGTTGGTTTGCTGCTCTGGAAAATTGTAATTCCGATCCAATAATTCCCTATGCTGACTGCGTTGAACTAAAAAACACTTATTACTCAGCACTTCTAAACATATCCAATGCTGCAAGAAAGAGTTATTTGGCTGATTATCGCAATTACGAGGCCCAGGCTAACCAAATAAAGGCTTCGTGCTCCTCAGTCTGTCAAACTATTTGGAATGACTACATCCAAGCACTTCAAAA contains:
- a CDS encoding CHC2 zinc finger domain-containing protein, with protein sequence MESNKVSLLEAVEVFGKDAVPVLNEKAWSLNEDEEKTQALLDLKVAAAKRSYQKYDEFVSWFLTRIATYRTASWLARIKKERKSIDRAMLLLNKGENKDWERKVETARQIPIEELFAGKLRKVSRSRFVGLCPLHQEKTPSFTIYTHNNSWYCFGCNQGGDSLDLLMRLENLEFKVAVRRLA
- a CDS encoding thermonuclease family protein → MPKINAEEIRKLFEGKKKFFTIPMAIILGLGLLPITIGLGIGYLAYKKIPNTTQRNVALGVIALVTLGATFAWFNMSSTEPEPQPSQQTTQSNETKEKAKIENVFKVTKVVDGDTIEIEGGKHVRYIGIDTPETVDPRKEVQCFGQEASDKNKEMVEGKEVRLEKDVSETDKYDRLLRYVYVGDTFVNDSLVRQGYARASSYPPDVKHQDQFTEAEKEARENDRGLWSECEKKEEAAPPTTTPPPTTSGNCDPSYPDVCIPKYPPDLDCGDITYRKFKVLPPDPHGFDGKDNDGVGCES
- a CDS encoding DUF3761 domain-containing protein; the protein is MDWGIFLIVLFFGWIIIAFINDSRFSKDHKILSKLTIVIVGIAALVIGLAWAEESPRTPTRTRSTTPYIQQSEPSALCRDGTLSYSSNRRGTCSHHGGVSVWY